One Glycine max cultivar Williams 82 chromosome 6, Glycine_max_v4.0, whole genome shotgun sequence DNA segment encodes these proteins:
- the LOC100785131 gene encoding TOM1-like protein 5, with protein MAAELVNGATSEKLAETDWTKNIEICELVAHDKREARDVVKAIKKRLGSKHSNTQLFAVMLLEMLMNNIGEHIHEQVIDTGIIPILVKIVKKKSDLPVRERIFLLLDATQTSLGGASGKFPQYYNAYYDLVSAGVQFAQRDQVVQSNNPSSQPSRTSNVPNREQASPKHEAVAQPAESQTVPESSIIQKAGNALEVLKEVLDVVDAQNPQGARDEFTLDLVEQCSFQKQRVMHLVMASRDERIVSRAIELNEQLQKVLARHDDLLAGRATTTASRFDHEEAEEEEEPEQLVRRLRKGKACARPEHEETETDIPCLGLLGERLNRPLIRPLSIEPPTREADTRSPPVVIPPSREADTRSPPAVIPPPRPKQNGQVPHPVAIPPPPAKHIERERFFLENKDGSNLSGHMRGLSLHSRNGSSSRSGSFDFSD; from the exons GGAAGCAAGAGATGTTGTTAAAGCTATAAAAAAGAGACTAGGAAGCAAACACTCCAATACTCAACTCTTTGCTGTCATG TTGCTGGAAATGTTGATGAACAATATTGGAGAGCATATTCATGAGCAGGTGATTGATACTGGAATTATTCCTATTCTAGTAAAAATTGTGAAGAAAAAG TCTGATTTGCCTGTGAGGGAGCGGATATTTCTCCTACTAGATGCCACACAAACATCCCTTGGTGGTGCATCTGGAAAGTTTCCACAGTATTATAATGCATATTATGATTTGGTG AGTGCTGGAGTGCAGTTTGCTCAAAGGGATCAAGTGGTCCAATCAAATAATCCTAGTTCACAACCTAGTAGGACTAGTAATGTACCAAACAGAGAGCAAGCCTCACCTAAACATGAAGCAGTTGCTCAGCCAGCAGAGTCCCAGACTGTCCCTGAATCTAG CATTATTCAAAAGGCTGGCAATGCATTAGAAGTACTAAAAGAGGTCCTTGATGTTGTTGATGCTCAAAATCCTCAG GGAGCAAGGGATGAATTCACCCTTGACCTTGTAGAACAATGttcttttcaaaaacaaagggttATGCATCTTGTGATGGCTTCCCG AGATGAAAGGATAGTTTCTCGAGCAATTGAATTGAATGAGCAACTTCAGAAAGTTCTTGCAAGACATGATGACCTTCTTGCTGGCAGAGCTACAACAACTGCCAGTCGATTTGACCATGAAGAAgcagaggaggaagaggagccTGAACAGTTAGTCCGAAG ATTACGCAAGGGAAAGGCTTGTGCAAGGCCTGAACACGAGGAGACTGAAACTGACATCCCTTGCTTGGGTTTGCTTGGAGAGAGACTCAATCGTCCTCTAATACGACCACTCTCGATAGAACCTCCAACTCGAGAAGCTGATACTCGATCTCCACCTGTTGTGATCCCACCATCTCGAGAAGCTGATACCCGATCTCCACCTGCTGTGATTCCACCTCCACGGCCAAAACAGAATGGGCAGGTTCCTCACCCTGTAGCAATTCCACCACCACCTGCAAAACACATTGAGAGGGAGAGGTTTTTTCTGGAAAACAAGGATGGTTCTAATTTGTCTGGCCACATGAGGGGCCTCTCTTTACATAGTCGTAACGGCAGCAGCTCTCGCAGTGGAAGCTTTGATTTTAGTGACTGA
- the LOC100785669 gene encoding ferrochelatase-2, chloroplastic — translation MNSPIHAPSSSASSSSYMLRPSPCLTHASRNLKCPMLLPQAICTSQKKYHCFGANVEASFNTNPLKNYTSVRCSPWWSETQSLVSNKTLNKQLFTVESLATSTAQDVSDTTLIGDDKIGVLLLNLGGPETLEDVQPFLFNLFADPDIIRLPRIFSFFQKPLAQFVSVARAPKSKEGYASIGGGSPLRRMTDEQAEELKKSLWEKNVPAEVYVGMRYWHPFTEEAIEQIKRDGITKLVILPLYPQFSISTSGSSLRLLESIFREDEYLVNMQHTVIPSWYQREGYIKAMANLIEKELKSFDCPEEVMIFFSAHGVPLAYVEEAGDPYKAEMEECVELIMEELETRKITNACTLAYQSRVGPVEWLRPYTDETIIELGRKGVKSLLAVPISFVSEHIETLEEIDVEYKELALESGIENWGRVPALGCEPTFISDLADAVIDSLPYVGAMAASDLEARQSLVPLGSVEELLAAYDSQRRELPPPVIVWEWGWTKSAETWNGRVAMLAVLLLLFFEFTADKGLLHQMGIWPSLR, via the exons ATGAACTCTCCAATTCATGCCCCTTCTTCATCGGCATCTTCTTCCTCCTATATGCTTCGTCCTTCACCATGCCTCACTCATGCTTCTCGTAACCTCAAGTGTCCTAT gTTGTTACCACAGGCAATTTGTACCTCTCAAAAGAAGTACCATTGCTTTGGAGCTAATGTGGAGGCGTCTTTTAACACAAATCCCTTGAAAAATTACACATCAGTCAGATGTTCTCCATGGTGGTCTGAAACACAATCCTTGGTTTCTAACAAAACACTCAACAAACAGTTGTTCACAGTAGAATCTTTAGCAACTTCAACAGCTCAAGATGTTTCTGATACAACTCTTATTGGTGATGATAAGATTGGTGTGTTACTGTTAAACCTTGGAGGTCCAGAGACTCTAGAAGATGTGCAGCCTTTTTTGTTTAACCTTTTTGCTGACCCG GATATAATACGTTTGCCAAggatatttagtttttttcaaAAGCCATTAGCTCAATTTGTATCTGTCGCAAGAGCCCCAAAGAGCAAGGAAGGCTATGCTTCAATTGGCGGTGGCTCTCCTCTCAGACGCATGACTGATGAACAG GCCGAAGAGTTGAAAAAATCTCTTTGGGAAAAGAATGTCCCAGCTGAAGTGTATGTTGGCATGCGTTACTGGCATCCTTTCACTGAAGAAGCTATTGAGCAG ATTAAAAGGGATGGAATTACAAAGCTTGTTATTCTTCCACTTTATCCACAATTTTCAATATCAACCAGTGGCTCAAGCCTACGTCTACTGGAGAGTATATTCCG AGAGGATGAGTATCTAGTCAACATGCAGCACACAGTAATACCATCATGGTATCAACGTGAAGGATACATAAAGGCCATggcaaatttaattgaaaaagagTTGAAGAGTTTTGACTGCCCTGAGGAG GTCATGATATTCTTTAGTGCACATGGGGTGCCTCTTGCTTATGTTGAAGAGGCTGGTGATCCATACAAGGCTGAGATGGAGGAATGTGTGGAGTTGATCATGGAAGAGCTTGAGACACGAAAGATAACTAATGCATGCACCCTTGCTTATCAG AGTAGAGTTGGACCAGTGGAATGGTTAAGACCCTATACAGACGAGACAATAATTGAACTTGGAAGAAAGGGAGTGAAAAGTCTGCTCGCCGTTCCAATTAG CTTCGTCAGTGAGCATATTGAAACTCTAGAAGAAATTGATGTTGAATACAAAGAATTGGCTCTAGAATCAGGTATAGAAAACTGGGGCCGTGTTCCTGCTCTAGGATGCGAACCTACCTTCATTTCTGATTTGGCAGATGCCGTTATTGATAGTCTCCCATATGTTGGTGCCATGGCAGCTTCAGACCTTGAAGCTCGACAG TCCCTCGTTCCATTGGGCAGTGTAGAAGAGTTATTGGCAGCATATGATTCGCAACGCAGGGAGTTGCCACCACCAGTTATAGTGTGGGAATGGGGTTGGACAAAAAGTGCTGAAACTTGGAATGGAAGAGTAGCTATGCTGGCTgtgcttcttcttttgttttttgaattcaCTGCAGACAAGGGTTTGCTGCATCAGATGGGAATATGGCCCTCGCTTAGATGA
- the LOC112997610 gene encoding probable glycosyltransferase At3g07620, which produces MRDSCSKLFFFSSSSSTCCPSHFVALFFVTSLLVVSCRSLLALNFSSSPSRGEPTSSLDTENKSASILHDDDEGEATPSPTAFDSDHHHGPHQEIFNEGDEKLDTKFKHNGYLRDHKYTKLGSIEARLAKARYSIREASKIPNFTPTLQDPDYVPQGSIYRNANAFHRSYLEMEKVFKIFVYEEGEPPLFHNGLSKDIYATEGRFIHEMEKGRYYRTYDPDEAFVYYLPFSVVMLVEYVYDRGSNYNLDPLGLVVKDYIQIIAHKHPFWNRSLGHDHVMLSCHDWGPLVSSYVDHLYNNAIRVLCNANTSEGFKPAKDVSFPEIKLIKGEVKGLGGYPPSQRTILAFFAGHLHGYIRYLLLSTWKNKDQDMQIYEELPEGISYYTKLRSSKFCLCPSGYEVASPRVVEAIFAECVPVLISDSYVPPFSDVLNWNSFSVQVNVKDIPNIKRILMEISEKQYLRMHKRVKQVQRHFVPNEPPKRYDMFHMTVHSIWLRRLNINIQDQ; this is translated from the exons ATGAGAGATTCTTGTagcaaattattctttttttcttcttcttcctccacttGTTGCCCTTCTCACTTTGTGGCTCTTTTCTTCGTAACTTCACTACTTGTTGTTTCTTGTCGGAGTCTTCTTGCTCTAAATTTCTCTTCTTCACCTTCGAGGGGAGAACCAACTTCTTCTTTGgatacagaaaacaaaagtgctTCAATAttacatgatgatgatgagggaGAGGCTACTCCATCTCCAACTGCATTTGACTCAGATCATCATCATGGTCCTCATCAAGAAATATTCAATGAG GGTGATGAAAAGCTTGACACCAAGTTTAAGCATAATGGGTACCTTAGAGATCACAAGTACACCAAGTTAGGAAGTATTGAAGCAAGATTGGCTAAAGCAAGGTATTCCATCAGAGAAGCTAGCAAAATTCCAAATTTTACACCGACTCTCCAAGATCCAGACTATGTTCCTCAAGGTTCAATTTACAGAAACGCCAATGCATTTCATAG GAGTTACCTAGAGATGGAAAAGGTGTTCAAGATTTTTGTGTATGAAGAAGGGGAGCCACCGTTGTTCCACAATGGTCTAAGCAAAGACATATATGCCACTGAGGGAAGATTCATACATGAAATGGAAAAGGGGAGGTACTATCGTACTTATGATCCAGATGAAGCTTTTGTGTATTATCTGCCCTTTAGTGTGGTTATGTTGGTCGAATATGTGTATGATCGTGGCTCCAATTATAACCTAGACCCCCTTGGCCTTGTTGTAAAAGACTACATACAGATTATAGCCCATAAACATCCCTTCTGGAATCGATCCCTTGGCCATGATCATGTCATGCTCTCTTGCCACGATTGG GGTCCGCTTGTATCTAGTTACGTGGATCACTTGTACAACAATGCCATAAGGGTTCTATGCAACGCAAATACATCTGAAGGATTCAAGCCTGCAAAGGATGTCTCATTTCCTGAGATTAAACTTATTAAGGGGGAAGTCAAAGGTCTTGGAGGGTATCCCCCATCTCAAAGGACCATCCTTGCTTTCTTTGCAGGCCACCTGCATGGCTATATAAGATACCTACTCCTAAGTACATGGAAAAACAAAGACCAAGATATGCAAATATATGAGGAACTTCCTGAGGGAATCTCTTACTACACAAAGCTTAGAAGCAGCAAGTTTTGTCTGTGTCCAAGTGGTTATGAAGTAGCTAGTCCCAGAGTAGTGGAAGCAATATTTGCAGAATGTGTGCCAGTTCTGATTTCTGATAGCTATGTTCCACCCTTTAGTGATGTTTTGAATTGGAATTCATTTTCAGTTCAAGTGAATGTGAAGGACATTCCAAATATCAAAAGGATACTCATGGAAATTTCAGAAAAGCAGTACTTGAGGATGCACAAGAGGGTGAAACAAGTGCAACGGCATTTTGTGCCTAATGAGCCCCCAAAGAGGTATGATATGTTCCATATGACTGTCCATTCCATTTGGCTCAGGCGGTTGAATATAAATATTCAAGATCAGTAA
- the LOC100786190 gene encoding serine/threonine-protein kinase SRK2A, whose product MDKYETVKDLGAGNFGVARLMRNKVTKELVAMKYIERGPKIDENVAREIMNHRSLRHPNIIRYKEVVLTPTHLAIVMEYAAGGELFERICSAGRFSEDEARYFFQQLISGVHFCHTMQICHRDLKLENTLLDGSPAPRLKICDFGYSKSSLLHSRPKSTVGTPAYIAPEVLSRREYDGKLADVWSCAVTLYVMLVGAYPFEDQDDPRNFRKTIQRIMAVQYKIPDYVHISQDCRHLLSRIFVANPLRRITIKEIKNHPWFLRNLPRELTESAQAIYYQRDSPNFHLQSVDEIMKIVGEARNPPPVSRAVKGFGWEGEEDLDEEVEEEDEYDKRVKEVHASGEFQIS is encoded by the exons ATGGATAAGTACGAGACCGTTAAGGATTTGGGAGCTGGCAATTTTGGGGTAGCTAGGCTTATGAGGAACAAGGTCACCAAGGAGCTTGTAGCCATGAAATACATCGAGCGTGGTCCCAAG ATTGATGAGAACGTGGCAAGAGAGATTATGAACCACAGGTCCCTTCGGCATCCCAATATAATTCGTTACAAGGAG GTGGTTTTGACTCCCACACATTTAGCAATAGTGATGGAGTATGCAGCAGGGGGAgagctctttgagaggatatgCAGTGCTGGCAGGTTCAGTGAAGATGAG GCTAGATATTTCTTTCAGCAGCTGATCTCCGGTGTCCATTTCTGTCATACCATG CAAATATGCCACAGAGATTTGAAGCTAGAAAATACCCTTCTAGATGGAAGTCCTGCTCCTCGGTTGAAAATTTGTGACTTCGGTTATTCCAAG TCATCTTTGCTGCATTCGCGACCGAAATCAACTGTTGGAACACCAGCTTATATAGCACCGGAAGTTCTTTCTAGGCGAGAGTATGATGGAAAG ttGGCTGATGTATGGTCATGTGCGGTGACTCTTTATGTCATGCTGGTTGGAGCATATCCCTTTGAGGACCAggatgatcctaggaattttaGGAAAACAATTCAG CGTATAATGGCTGTTCAATACAAAATCCCTGATTATGTTCACATATCTCAAGATTGTAGACACCTCCTCTCTCGTATATTTGTTGCAAATCCGTTGAGG AGAATTACTATTAAGGAAATTAAGAATCACCCATGGTTTTTGAGGAATCTTCCAAGGGAGCTAACTGAATCAGCTCAAGCTATCTATTACCAGAGAGACAGCCCAAACTTTCACCTTCAAAGTGTGGACGAGATAATGAAAATTGTGGGAGAGGCAAGAAATCCACCTCCAGTATCTAGAGCTGTCAAAGGTTTTGGCTGGGAAGGTGAAGAAGATTTGGATGAAGAAGTggaggaagaagatgagtatgataAGAGGGTCAAAGAGGTTCATGCAAGTGGCGAATTTCAAATTAGTTAA
- the LOC100786707 gene encoding patellin-3, giving the protein MEIWPSFLAGTVWSFSISPSSTITSLHSHRILSLQILFVQVKESVTVVTMAEEVPKTSTTPEEVVVSDVAPADEKPDTTTDVVVPVEKDAQQEQETSPEKEKENVPETAETESEVVSKPSGDDNVPESGSFKEESTIVSDLPETEKKALQELKQLIQEALNNHELSEVPTTNPPKDEKPEHKEEQKPVEEEKKEHAADVAEETEKEAAEVTVTETEVVEEKVAVSASADEDGAKTVEAIEESVVSVTVTVSEEPKVEAVSLSASPEEVCIWGVPLLADDRSDVILLKFLRARDFKVKEALAMIKSTIRWRKEFKMEELLEEDLGGDGLEKAVYMHGFDKEGHPVCYNIYGEFQNKELYKKSFSDEEKRYRFLRWRIQFLEKSIRKLDFNPGGICTIVQVNDLRNSPGPSKWELRQATKQALQLLQDNYPEFVAKQVFINVPWWYLAVNRMISPFLTQRTKSKFVFAGPSKSAETLLRYIAAEQLPVKYGGLSKDGEFGISDAVTEITVRSAAKHTVEFPVTENSLLSWELRVIGWDVSYGAEFVPTSEGSYTVIIQKARKVASSEEPVLCNNYKIGEPGKVVLTIDNQSSKKKKLLYRLKVKPSSD; this is encoded by the exons ATGGAAATTTGGCCCAGTTTCCTAGCTGGCACAGTCTGGTCCTTCTCTATAAGTCCCTCTTCCACTATCACTTCTCTTCACTCACATCGTATTCTCTCTCTTCAAATTTTGTTCGTTCAGGTCAAAGAAAGTGTCACTGTTGTTACCATGGCCGAGGAAGTTCCAAAGACAAGCACAACTCCAGAGGAGGTGGTGGTCTCTGACGTGGCACCTGCTGACGAGAAACCAGACACCACCACCGACGTTGTTGTTCCCGTAGAGAAAGACGcacaacaagaacaagaaacctcgccagagaaggagaaagagaacGTTCCCGAAACAGCTGAAACCGAGTCCGAGGTTGTTTCAAAACCAAGCGGTGACGACAACGTTCCTGAATCCGGTTCTTTCAAGGAGGAAAGCACCATTGTTTCCGACCTACCTGAAACCGAGAAAAAGGCTCTGCAAGAACTCAAACAACTCATTCAAGAAGCGCTCAACAACCACGAGTTATCCGAGGTACCTACAACTAACCCTCCCAAAGATGAAAAACCCGAACACAAGGAAGAACAGAAACCCGTggaggaagaaaagaaggaacaTGCTGCTGACGTGGCAGAAGAGACAGAAAAAGAAGCTGCAGAAGTTACGGTAACCGAAACTGAGGTTGTTGAAGAGAAAGTGGCGGTTTCTGCTTCTGCTGACGAGGATGGAGCGAAAACCGTTGAAGCCATCGAAGAAAGCGTTGTGTCTGTGACAGTGACTGTCTCCGAGGAACCAAAGGTGGAAGCTGTTTCACTTTCTGCTTCTCCCGAAGAGGTTTGCATTTGGGGTGTGCCGCTTCTCGCTGATGACAGAAGCGACGTGATTCTGTTGAAGTTTCTTCGTGCTCGGGACTTCAAGGTGAAGGAGGCATTGGCGATGATAAAGAGCACGATTCGGTGGAGGAAGGAGTTCAAGATGGAGGAGCTGTTGGAGGAGGATTTGGGTGGTGATGGTTTGGAGAAGGCGGTGTACATGCATGGGTTCGACAAGGAGGGTCACCCTGTGTGTTACAACATCTATGGTGAGTTTCAGAACAAGGAGTTGTACAAGAAGAGTTTCTCTGATGAGGAGAAGAGGTATAGGTTTCTCAGGTGGAGGATTCAGTTCCTGGAGAAGAGTATCAGGAAGCTGGATTTTAACCCTGGTGGGATATGCACCATTGTTCAGGTTAATGACCTCAGGAATTCTCCTGGCCCTTCTAAGTGGGAGCTTAGACAGGCTACCAAACAGGCCCTGCAGCTGCTTCAGGATAACTATCCTGAGTTTGTAGCCAAACAG GTGTTTATCAATGTGCCATGGTGGTACTTGGCAGTGAACAGGATGATAAGTCCCTTTCTTACTCAGAGAACCAAAAGCAAGTTTGTCTTTGCTGGACCTTCCAAATCAGCTGAGACCCTTTTGAG GTACATTGCTGCAGAGCAACTTCCGGTCAAGTATGGTGGACTAAGCAAAGATGGAGAGTTCGGAATTTCGGATGCTGTTACAGAAATTACAGTGAGGTCAGCAGCAAAACATACCGTGGAGTTTCCAGTTACTGAG AACTCGCTACTCTCTTGGGAGCTCAGAGTAATAGGGTGGGACGTGAGCTACGGTGCAGAGTTTGTGCCAACTTCAGAGGGAAGCTATACTGTGATCATCCAGAAGGCCAGAAAGGTTGCTTCATCAGAAGAACCGGTGCTTTGCAACAACTACAAAATTGGTGAACCTGGGAAAGTGGTTCTCACCATTGACAATCAAAGCTCTAAGAAGAAGAAGCTCTTGTACCGCTTGAAGGTCAAGCCTTCTTCTGACTGA
- the LOC547938 gene encoding defensin-like protein isoform 1 precursor (isoform 1 precursor is encoded by transcript variant 1) has product MEMRKSCGFFFLLLLLVFASPEVVVQTEGRVCESQSHGFHGLCNRDHNCALVCRNEGFSGGRCKGFRRRCFCTRIC; this is encoded by the exons ATGGAGATGAGGAAATCATgtggcttcttcttcttgctcCTCCTCCTTGTCTTTGCTTCCC CAGAGGTGGTGGTGCAGACGGAGGGAAGAGTGTGTGAGTCACAAAGCCACGGGTTCCATGGTTTGTGTAATAGAGACCACAACTGTGCTTTGGTCTGCAGGAACGAAGGTTTCTCCGGTGGCAGGTGCAAAGGCTTCCGCCGCCGCTGCTTTTGCACCAGGATTTGTTGA
- the LOC547938 gene encoding defensin-like protein isoform 2 precursor (isoform 2 precursor is encoded by transcript variant 2), whose protein sequence is MEMRKSCGFFFLLLLLVFASQVVVQTEGRVCESQSHGFHGLCNRDHNCALVCRNEGFSGGRCKGFRRRCFCTRIC, encoded by the exons ATGGAGATGAGGAAATCATgtggcttcttcttcttgctcCTCCTCCTTGTCTTTGCTTCCC AGGTGGTGGTGCAGACGGAGGGAAGAGTGTGTGAGTCACAAAGCCACGGGTTCCATGGTTTGTGTAATAGAGACCACAACTGTGCTTTGGTCTGCAGGAACGAAGGTTTCTCCGGTGGCAGGTGCAAAGGCTTCCGCCGCCGCTGCTTTTGCACCAGGATTTGTTGA